The DNA region GAGCCGTTCGGCGACGGTGTTGATCTCGCCGAGGTCGTAGCGGCTGGTGTGGAGGTCGACCTCGTCGCGCTCGACCAGCGCGACCAGCTCCTGCAGTTCGGTGAACCGGCCGACGATGTTGCCCTGGTAGGCGAACTCGCCGTTGACGAGCGCCTGCGAGGGCTCGTGGATGTGGCCGCCGTAGCCGACGATCTGGTGGTCGCCGCCGGCGGCGACGATGTCGGGCGCGAGCGCGGTCGTCTCGTCGGCGCCGACGAAGTCGAGCACCTGCTCGGCGCCCGCGCCGTCGGTGAAGTCGTCGACGACCGCGGGCACGTCCTCGCTCGTCGGGTCGACGGTCAGGCGGGCGCCCAGGTCCTCGGCGAGGTCGCGGGCCGACTCCTTGAGGTCGACGGCGACGATGTCGGCGGCGGACATCGCGTCGAGACACTGGAGGCCGATGTGGCCGAGACCGCCGACGCCGACCACGACCGCTGTGTCACCGGGGTTCAGGTCGGCGACGGCCCGCTTGGCGGCGTGGTAGGCGGTGATCCCGGCGTCGGCGTGGGGCGCGATGTCCGCGGGGTCGACCCCGTCGGGTAGCGGGACGACCGATCGCTCGCCGGTCTGGAGGTACTCGGCGAACCCGCCGTCGACCGTGAGGCCGTTGAACGCCTGGTTCTCGCAGTACATCGTCTCGCCCTCGCGGCAGGCCCGGCAGACCCCGCAGGTCTGGACGGGGTGGCAGACCACCCGGTCGCCGGGTTCGACCGTCCGCACGTCGTCGCCGACCTCTACGACGGTCCCGGCGTTCTCGTGGCCGAGCGTCAGCGGGAGCTCTTGGTCGACGTAATCGGTCCACATCCCCTCGATGATGTGGTTGTCCGTCTGGCACCAGCCCGCGCCCTCGACCTCGACGACCACGTCGTCGCCCGCCGACACCTCGGGACGGTCGATCTCCTCGACGGTCAGCCCGTTCGCCATGTCCTCGGTGTACTCGTGGAGTCTGGCAGCGCGCATGGACGACGGTACGGACGAGAGCCGGTTAAATCCGGGCGCCGCCCCAAACTATATTGGTTTTTCATTATAATTGCCGCCATGCCCACGCTCCAGTGCGGCGACCGGTCGCTCGACTGTGACCGCGGCGAACTGCTCCGCGACGAGTTCATCGACGAGCGGACCGACCGGGAGTTCGGTCCCGGTCGCGAAGTCGGCGGGGGATACGGCGTGTCGGCAGTCGCGTTCGGGCGCCGGGGGAGCAGTCGCCCGTGGGAAGACGGCAGCGGGGCGGTCGCGCCGTCGGACGGCGGGGAGCGCGACGACCGGGGCCACGACGGTCCCCAGCGGTGGACGCCCAGCCCGTCGGAGGGCGACGGCTGAGACGGCCGGAACCGCGGGCGGAGCGCCCGTGGCGATGACGTAAGAGTTATTTTCGAGCCTCGTCCACTCTCTACCGATGACAGGGCCGTTCGACGGAGCCGCCGCTCGCGCCGCGAACGAGCCCCGGCTGTCCGTAGCCGCCGTACGTGTAGGGGCTCCCTAGCCCCACACCACCCCCATTCTGACCTCCGCGTTCGCACCGTTCGACGACCGGCCGACAGACAGACCGATGTACGACACCACGATACCGACCGACAGCACGCACCGCCCGACAGCCGCCGCGCTCGGACCCCGAGCGCGCCCGACCGCCGGGAGTGAGCAGCGATGAGCACCGACAGCGACGCCGGGGACGCCGACGGCCCCGACGCTCGCGAGGACGACGGCGCGCTCCCCGGCGAGTACGAGCCCGACGAGGTCGAGTCGAAGTGGCAGCGCCGCTGGGTCGAGGAGGACACCTACGCCTACGACCGCGAGGCCGCCCTCGACGCCGACACGGCCTTCAGCATCGACACGCCGCCGCCGACCGTCTCGGGCGACCTCCACATGGGTCACCTCTACCAGTTCACGCTGCAGGACTTCGTCGCCCGCTACCACCGGATGGCCGACCCGGCCGTCTACTTCCCGTTCGGCTACGACGACAACGGCATCGCCTCCGAGCGGCTCACCGAGCGCGAACTGGGCATCCGCCACCAGGACTTCACCCGCCGGGAGTTCCAGGAGAAGTGCCGCGAGGTCTGTACCGACTACGAGGCCGCCTTCACCGACGACGTTCAGTCGCTCGCCGTCTCCGTCGACTGGGACAACACCTACAAGACCATCGAGCCGCGGGTCCAGCGCATCTCCCAGCTCTCCTTCATCGATCTGTACGAGCAGGGCCGGGAGTACCGCCAGCGCGCGCCGACCATCTGGTGCCCCGACTGCGAGACCGCCATCTCGCAGGTCGAACAGGAGGACGAGGACAAGCACACGAAGTTCAACGACATCCACTTCGACCTCGTCGAGACCGGCGAGGGGCCGGCCGACGAGGACGCGACGTTCACCATCTCGACGACCCGGCCGGAGCTGCTGCCGGCCTGCGTCTCCGTCTTCGTCCATCCCGACGACGAGGACAACCAGCACCTCGTCGGCGGCACCGCGCGGGTCCCCATCTTCGGCCAGGAGGTCCCCATCATCGAGGACGAGCGCGTCGACATGGAGACCGGCAGCGGCATCGTCATGTGCTGTACGTTCGGCGACCAGACCGACATCGAGTGGTACCAGGCCCACGACCTCCCCCTCAGGATCGCCATCGACGAGTCGGGCACGATGACCGACCTCGCCGGCGACTACGAGGGCATGTCCACCGAGGAGGCCCGCGAGGCGATCATCGACGACCTCGACGACGCGGGCGCGCTCGTCGAGAGCCGCAACCACGAGCACACCGTCCAGGTCCACGAGCGCTGCGAGACCGAGGTCGAGTACCTCGTCACCGAGCAGTGGTACGTCGAGATGCTCGACAAGACCGACGAGTACCTGGCGGCCGGCGAGGAGATGGACTGGTACCCCGAGAAGATGTTCACCAGGTACCAGCACTGGATCGAGGGCCTGGAGTGGGACTGGTGTATCTCCCGCCAGCGCGACTCCGGGATCCCGATCCCCGTCTGGTACTGCGACGACTGCGGCGAGACGGTCATGGCCCGCAAGGAGGACCTCCCCGTCGACCCCCTCTCGGACGACCCGCCGGTCGATAGCTGTCCGGAGTGCGGCGGCAGCGACTTCCGCCCCGAGGAGGACGTCTTCGACACCTGGGCCACCTCGTCGCTGACCCCGCTGGTCAACGCCGGCTGGGACTGGGACGCCGACGCCGAGGAGTTCACGATGGAGCGGCCGGAGCTCTACCAGTTCGACCTGCGGCCGCAGGGCCACGACATTATCTCCTTCTGGCTGTTCCACACCGTCGTCAAGTGCTACGAGCACACCGGCGAGGTCCCCTTCGAGAGCGTCATGATCAACGGGATGGTCTTGGACGAGAACCGCGAGGCCATGTCCAAGTCGAAGGGCAACGTGATCCCCCCGGAGGAGGTCACGGCGAACTTCCCGGTCGACGCCGCCCGCTACTGGGCCGCCGGCACCTCCATCGGCGACGACTTCCCCTACAAGGAGGGCGACCTGGAGGCCGGCGAGCGCCTGCTCCAGAAGCTCTGGAACGCCTCGCGGCTCATCGACCAGCTGACGGGCGAGCCCGGGAGCATCGAGCGGCCGGCCGACGAGGACCTGGCGGCCGTCGACCGCTGGATGCTCGCCGAGCTGGACGACGCCGTCGCCTCCCTGACCGAGCAGTTCGAGGCCTACGAGTTCTCGAAGGCCCGCAACGAGCTGCGGTCGTTCTTCTGGAACAGCTTCTGCGACGACTACCTGGAGATCGCGAAACAGCGACTGGACGACGCCGACGGCGGCGCGGACGCCCGCTCGACGGAGTACGCGCTGCTGACGGCCCACCAAACCTTCCTGAAGCTGTTCGCTCCCTTCCTCCCGCACGTCACGGAGGAACTGTGGCAGCGCCTCTACGCGGACGACGGCGACGGGCTGGACTCCATCCACACGACGGACTGGCCGGAGACGCGGGGCTACGAGGCCGACCTGGCGGCCGGCGAGACGGCGATGGAGGTCATCGCCGCGCTGCGCCGCTACAAGACCGACAACGGGCTGGCGCTCAACGCCGACCTCGACCGCGTCCAGGTCTACGGCACGATTGCGGGCTTCGAGGACGCCGTCGCCGAGGCGATGCACGTCGCCGAGCTTGAGACGCTCGACGAGGCGCCCGAGGTCACCACCGAGGTCACCGGCGTCGATCTGGACTACTCGCTTGTCGGCCCCGAGTACGGCAGCGAGGTCGGCGACATCGACGCCGCCATCGAGAGTGGTGAGTTCGAGGAAGTCGACGGGAAACTCCACGTCGCCGGCGTCGAACTCGACAGCGAGATGTACGAGATCGAGGAAGAGCGGACGTATTCGGGCGAGGGCGAGATGATCGAGACCGAGTCGGCGGTCCTCATCGTCGGCTGAGTCCGGGTTTCAGATTTCCCGGAGGAAGGTCCGCCCGCCGACTGGAACGAGATTTCGGCGGCCGAGAACGTATCACTCCGCGTTCGTTGTCAGCTCCTCCGTCTCGGCTTCGGGCCGGTCCTTCCAGACGACGGTGCGCTGGCTATCGGTGAAGTACTTGTACGCGGCGTACAGCAGGTTCGGGACCCCTGCTGCCCACCAGATCGTGAAGATGGCGATGAGGATGTGGATACCCACGTCGCCGAACTCCCGTCGCACGAGCGTCACTCGATCCCGTGTCTCCTCCTCGATCCGCCACCCGGATTCGACCTTCGCGGTGACCTCACGCCGATAGGAGTCGGAGTATTCCATGGGCACCGTACGGCGCCGCACCGAAAAGGGGTATGTCCCTGTTAGATGGCAGTTACACCGAACCTGCTTTGCGCTTCATCCCCTGTATTTCAGTACCTGCAGCGATCACGCGAGATCGGTATCCTGTAGGACGCGGGCTCTCACATCGGCCTGATTTCGAATCGCTTCAGTCGATTTTCACCGGCAGATCCGTCTCCCGGAGCCGGTACCGCGGCGGTTGGAACGCGGTGGTCAGCGCCCGCACGTCGACGCCCGACTCCACTACATCCCCAAGCAAATCCGCGAACTCGGGGTCGACCTCGCGGAACGGCTCCCACCGACGCACGTCGGGCCGCTGGACGACGAAGACCAGATGCGCCTCGGTCCCGTCCTCGACAAGCGACCGTAGGCTCTCCAGATGCCGACGGCCCCGCTCCGTGGGCCGGTCGGGGAACTTCGCCACCCCCTCGTCCACGTGCGTCGTCGACTTCACCTCGACGTAGGCGACGCGCTCGCCGTCCGCCGACTCAAGCCGGAAGTCACCCCGGCCGTGGTCCGGCAGTTCGGGCTCGCGGACGACGGTCTCGGCCCAGTCGAACGCCGGGAGGTGGCCGCCGTGCAGCGCCGCGGCGAACAGGTCGTTGGCCAGCGCCGCGCGGAGGCTGACCCAGGTGTCGCCGACGCGGGCCGCGACGGCGTCGTAGTCGGTCGCCCGCTCGGGGTCGTCGACGGGCTCGCACATGATCTCGTGGCCGGGGACGAGGATGTTCCGGAGCTTTCCGGGGTCGCCGAGGTACGCGTCGCCGACGCCGGTGACTCTCCCCTCGTCGCCGAAGTCGACGCGGACCACGAAGCGGTTGACCCGATCGACGAACTCCCCGATCACTGGATCGCCGTCGCGCGTCAGGAGCGGCTCGGTCATCGCGGGCCGGTAGCCGGGCGACCGCCGTATGGGTTCCGTTCCGGTCCTTCGGCCGGCGGCGGTCGGCGGCTCCGTCGAACTCGGCATTCACTCCGGGACGACCGGCTCGCCGCCGTCGACGAACGGGACGCCGGCCATCGCGGGCCAGTACTCGAAGAGATTCGCGGCGGCCTCCCGACGAACGTCCTCGACGTCCTCGCGGGCGAACCGCTCGATGCCGGCTATCCGGACGCGCTCGCCGGTGTTGATCCCGGCCGCGTGGGTCAGCAATCCGTGCCAGAGGACGACCGTGCCGGCCGAGCCCGCGACCTCGTAGGGGTCCCACTGGTCGTGGAGGCGACGGTCGTAGTCCCACTCGCCGGACTCCTCGCCCGTCGCGGGGAGCTGCGCGTTGTTCGGCTTCCCGCCGACCGTTTCGAGCGCATGGTCCTCGAAGTACGCCGCGGCGGCGCGATGGGAGCCCGGCCAGACGGTGAACCCGCCGCCGCGGGTCCCCACGTCGTCGAAGTAGACCGCCGCGCCGAGCTGGAAGGTCGTCACCTCGGGGTTCTCGTCGAACGCCGCGTAGCCGTCGAGGTGGCCGTCGACGGTCTTGGCGCCGGGGACCGGGTCGGCGGCGTCGCCGTCCGGGAACTCCAGCGCGACCTGCATCCCCGAACTCGGGGGTTCGAGGACGCCCTCGCCGACGAGCGCCTCGGCGGCCGGGTGGAGCCGCTCGGCGATCTCGGTCAGCGGGGCCTGGTCGACCCCCTCCAGGGCCACCTCGTACCCGCGGCCGAGCACCGCGTCGGGGTCGACCGGGTCCGCGTCCATCGCGTCGACGACCGCCGC from Halosimplex halophilum includes:
- a CDS encoding phytanoyl-CoA dioxygenase family protein — protein: MVSFTDPERRAFARDGFLVRDDLLPAGLVDDARAAVVDAMDADPVDPDAVLGRGYEVALEGVDQAPLTEIAERLHPAAEALVGEGVLEPPSSGMQVALEFPDGDAADPVPGAKTVDGHLDGYAAFDENPEVTTFQLGAAVYFDDVGTRGGGFTVWPGSHRAAAAYFEDHALETVGGKPNNAQLPATGEESGEWDYDRRLHDQWDPYEVAGSAGTVVLWHGLLTHAAGINTGERVRIAGIERFAREDVEDVRREAAANLFEYWPAMAGVPFVDGGEPVVPE
- a CDS encoding valine--tRNA ligase, which produces MSTDSDAGDADGPDAREDDGALPGEYEPDEVESKWQRRWVEEDTYAYDREAALDADTAFSIDTPPPTVSGDLHMGHLYQFTLQDFVARYHRMADPAVYFPFGYDDNGIASERLTERELGIRHQDFTRREFQEKCREVCTDYEAAFTDDVQSLAVSVDWDNTYKTIEPRVQRISQLSFIDLYEQGREYRQRAPTIWCPDCETAISQVEQEDEDKHTKFNDIHFDLVETGEGPADEDATFTISTTRPELLPACVSVFVHPDDEDNQHLVGGTARVPIFGQEVPIIEDERVDMETGSGIVMCCTFGDQTDIEWYQAHDLPLRIAIDESGTMTDLAGDYEGMSTEEAREAIIDDLDDAGALVESRNHEHTVQVHERCETEVEYLVTEQWYVEMLDKTDEYLAAGEEMDWYPEKMFTRYQHWIEGLEWDWCISRQRDSGIPIPVWYCDDCGETVMARKEDLPVDPLSDDPPVDSCPECGGSDFRPEEDVFDTWATSSLTPLVNAGWDWDADAEEFTMERPELYQFDLRPQGHDIISFWLFHTVVKCYEHTGEVPFESVMINGMVLDENREAMSKSKGNVIPPEEVTANFPVDAARYWAAGTSIGDDFPYKEGDLEAGERLLQKLWNASRLIDQLTGEPGSIERPADEDLAAVDRWMLAELDDAVASLTEQFEAYEFSKARNELRSFFWNSFCDDYLEIAKQRLDDADGGADARSTEYALLTAHQTFLKLFAPFLPHVTEELWQRLYADDGDGLDSIHTTDWPETRGYEADLAAGETAMEVIAALRRYKTDNGLALNADLDRVQVYGTIAGFEDAVAEAMHVAELETLDEAPEVTTEVTGVDLDYSLVGPEYGSEVGDIDAAIESGEFEEVDGKLHVAGVELDSEMYEIEEERTYSGEGEMIETESAVLIVG
- the sfsA gene encoding DNA/RNA nuclease SfsA, which gives rise to MTEPLLTRDGDPVIGEFVDRVNRFVVRVDFGDEGRVTGVGDAYLGDPGKLRNILVPGHEIMCEPVDDPERATDYDAVAARVGDTWVSLRAALANDLFAAALHGGHLPAFDWAETVVREPELPDHGRGDFRLESADGERVAYVEVKSTTHVDEGVAKFPDRPTERGRRHLESLRSLVEDGTEAHLVFVVQRPDVRRWEPFREVDPEFADLLGDVVESGVDVRALTTAFQPPRYRLRETDLPVKID
- a CDS encoding NAD(P)-dependent alcohol dehydrogenase, whose product is MRAARLHEYTEDMANGLTVEEIDRPEVSAGDDVVVEVEGAGWCQTDNHIIEGMWTDYVDQELPLTLGHENAGTVVEVGDDVRTVEPGDRVVCHPVQTCGVCRACREGETMYCENQAFNGLTVDGGFAEYLQTGERSVVPLPDGVDPADIAPHADAGITAYHAAKRAVADLNPGDTAVVVGVGGLGHIGLQCLDAMSAADIVAVDLKESARDLAEDLGARLTVDPTSEDVPAVVDDFTDGAGAEQVLDFVGADETTALAPDIVAAGGDHQIVGYGGHIHEPSQALVNGEFAYQGNIVGRFTELQELVALVERDEVDLHTSRYDLGEINTVAERLEHGEIDGRAVITP